In Robbsia sp. KACC 23696, a single window of DNA contains:
- a CDS encoding AAA domain-containing protein, with translation MSTPRKRLCDLFAYIEETARVVEPRGFSLDKVGAPRLHAAQLRMLPGVSLDIQDVGDPVWLRVERLEETAPPPVSGDAAKLIVVAGDPSAVAPYIDESAFATLVQTQDEAVRATFAQEHRLLTEQTLWQYLPVWHEWAALEIPRRNTMTLYTDLFALRHQLRSEQTANPIEFVCGIGIATWRLTYEGEAFDYTYPLLTQALDVELDADSMAMLVRPRTTPVVAEIAPLVACGVPGAADCEVAIREMLRQPDAPAISPFDVSSFEGVLKLAARALDSRGSYDAASETDAVIPPPDTHLVVTDRWTAFTRPKSNSLLLADLANIRAQLESGIEIPDGPLSLVTEPSDTPIAFEPVTFRGISGRSGGLGGGGATRELYFPMPYNQEQMTIAQRLETSPGVAVQGPPGTGKSHTVANLICDALARGKRVLVTSKGEPALEVLQAKIPEAVRPLTVALLSGDREGIRQFQGSIEAIRHKVSQLNPILAQAEIDRLHAAIDRTHSDLITIDRRVDEIAEKHLEHVEIDGASYRSEQLAEWVIKGDTMFAWFDDALSLAPEHAFPLSAEEALHLTLTRKRLGARLAYLWKTWPSADTLPTADAIAQLHTILAQNASTQDALNSGTIWTFRSDDAATVAQARALRDLIDAATHDVALFDDAEHAWFAPLRKRAADPAYKAEFAALLGLFPDAEKLIAARASFLERPVDIPDAALASSKAREAIARGAQSGKPFGMISFGAGEAKELLAKIHISSKPPAGAADWAHVQAFADLHGQIQSFARRWNPIAQALDVPEVTVDIGALRKLEVTVQAVRKVLDYWQRYDVPLPALAKAVFVNAAPFPLLAAAPEYTQIRRHLTANLSLIDSARARSDLAALKAQLAAFASPVVDQLRALVDTLGQPDTTGPALTRAYEAHLSTLRDVQQHVDSLDFVDRSQARIAKAGGVNLAYRIATAPVAENGEDAVLPHDWREAWNWARVRAHLQGIDARDELLSLNARRSELESGLARMYGDVVAEAAWLATYRNASPKVLQALASYAEAIRRIGQGTGPNANRYRRDAQAAMVDAAAAVPCWIMSHAKISESMPADLGAFDLVIVDEASQSNLWALPAIVRAKKILVVGDDKQVSPDGGFISSARIDELRQRFLNDQPYGSSMTPEKSLYDLAARVFASSQVMLREHFRCVPPIIAYSNQFYDGAIQPLRLPRASERLDPPLVDIFVPDGARNRRGCNPLEAVAIADEIAALLGDERYNGRSIGVVTLLGIEQAKLIDTVVRARFSPQALLERQFECGEASAFQGSERDIVFLSMVADRNNKHPLSGLRFEQRFNVAASRARDRMYLVRSVEEADLSPKDLRATLLQHFAQPEVPQEVDQNGLIALCESGFEREVFSMLVRAGYRVIPQVKSGAYRLDMVVEGANDARLAIECDGDAFHGPDKWAADMTRQRTLERAGWTFWRCFASTWILDKEAIFAELLARLDSMGIAPLGALAVLPHIVEHRVWRAASVEVGFGVPASEAPEETLI, from the coding sequence ATGTCCACTCCCCGAAAACGCCTTTGCGATCTTTTCGCGTACATCGAGGAGACCGCCCGCGTGGTCGAACCGCGAGGGTTTTCTCTGGACAAAGTCGGCGCGCCGCGTCTCCACGCCGCCCAGCTCCGCATGCTGCCCGGCGTGTCATTGGATATCCAGGACGTGGGTGACCCCGTCTGGTTGCGCGTCGAGCGGCTGGAAGAAACCGCCCCGCCGCCCGTGTCCGGCGATGCGGCAAAGCTGATCGTCGTGGCAGGCGATCCATCGGCTGTCGCGCCGTATATCGACGAAAGCGCCTTTGCGACGCTCGTACAAACGCAGGACGAAGCGGTGCGGGCGACGTTCGCGCAGGAACACCGCCTTTTGACCGAGCAGACGCTCTGGCAATACCTGCCTGTCTGGCATGAATGGGCCGCACTTGAAATCCCGCGTCGAAACACAATGACGCTTTACACGGACCTCTTCGCCTTACGGCACCAGTTGCGTTCCGAGCAGACGGCGAACCCGATCGAATTCGTCTGCGGGATCGGCATCGCGACCTGGCGCTTGACGTACGAAGGCGAGGCGTTCGACTACACCTATCCGCTTCTCACCCAGGCCTTGGACGTCGAGCTCGACGCCGACAGCATGGCCATGCTGGTGCGCCCGCGCACCACGCCGGTGGTCGCCGAGATCGCGCCGCTGGTGGCGTGCGGCGTGCCGGGTGCGGCCGACTGTGAAGTGGCGATACGCGAGATGCTGCGCCAGCCCGATGCGCCGGCGATCAGTCCTTTCGACGTGAGCAGCTTCGAGGGCGTGCTGAAGCTCGCCGCGCGGGCCTTGGATAGCCGCGGCAGCTATGACGCGGCATCCGAGACCGACGCGGTGATACCGCCTCCCGACACGCACCTCGTCGTGACCGACCGATGGACGGCATTTACCCGCCCGAAGTCCAATAGCTTGCTTCTGGCCGATCTGGCGAACATTCGCGCGCAGCTCGAATCCGGCATCGAGATCCCGGATGGCCCGTTGTCGCTCGTCACCGAGCCGTCCGACACGCCGATCGCATTCGAACCGGTGACGTTTCGCGGCATCTCGGGGCGCAGCGGCGGCCTCGGCGGCGGGGGCGCGACGCGGGAACTGTACTTTCCGATGCCGTATAACCAGGAGCAGATGACCATTGCGCAGCGCCTGGAAACCTCGCCGGGCGTCGCCGTGCAAGGACCGCCGGGTACCGGCAAATCGCACACCGTCGCCAACCTGATCTGCGATGCGCTGGCACGCGGCAAGCGCGTGCTCGTCACGTCAAAGGGCGAGCCGGCACTGGAAGTACTGCAGGCCAAGATCCCCGAGGCAGTACGGCCCTTGACGGTCGCCCTTCTGTCGGGCGACCGCGAGGGTATACGACAATTCCAAGGATCGATCGAAGCGATTCGCCATAAGGTGTCGCAGCTCAACCCGATCCTCGCGCAAGCCGAGATCGACCGTCTGCATGCTGCCATCGACCGAACGCACTCGGACCTGATCACCATCGACCGACGCGTCGACGAGATCGCCGAAAAGCACCTGGAGCACGTCGAGATCGATGGGGCGTCATACCGCTCCGAACAACTCGCCGAATGGGTCATCAAAGGCGACACGATGTTTGCGTGGTTCGACGACGCACTGTCGCTGGCGCCCGAACACGCCTTTCCGCTGAGCGCGGAGGAGGCGCTGCACCTGACGTTAACGCGCAAACGTCTTGGCGCGCGCCTCGCCTATCTGTGGAAGACCTGGCCCAGCGCGGACACGCTGCCCACGGCGGACGCGATCGCGCAGTTACATACGATCCTCGCGCAGAATGCTTCGACGCAAGATGCGCTGAACAGCGGAACGATCTGGACCTTCCGTAGCGACGATGCGGCCACCGTCGCGCAGGCGCGCGCGCTTCGCGACCTGATCGACGCCGCGACCCACGATGTCGCCCTGTTCGACGACGCGGAACACGCCTGGTTCGCGCCGCTGCGCAAGCGCGCGGCGGACCCCGCCTACAAGGCCGAGTTTGCCGCCTTGCTGGGGCTGTTTCCGGACGCGGAGAAACTGATTGCGGCACGCGCCTCCTTCCTGGAGCGCCCCGTCGATATCCCGGATGCGGCCCTCGCCAGCAGCAAAGCGCGCGAGGCCATCGCCCGCGGCGCCCAAAGCGGCAAGCCTTTCGGCATGATCAGCTTTGGCGCCGGCGAGGCGAAGGAACTCCTCGCCAAGATCCACATTTCCAGCAAGCCGCCGGCAGGAGCCGCCGATTGGGCGCACGTCCAGGCATTCGCCGATCTCCATGGTCAGATCCAGTCGTTCGCGCGGCGCTGGAATCCGATCGCGCAAGCGCTCGACGTCCCGGAAGTCACGGTCGACATCGGCGCGCTACGCAAGCTCGAAGTCACCGTGCAAGCGGTCCGAAAGGTACTCGACTACTGGCAACGATACGATGTGCCGCTGCCCGCCTTGGCGAAGGCCGTGTTTGTAAATGCAGCGCCATTCCCGCTGCTCGCCGCCGCGCCCGAGTACACGCAGATCCGTAGGCATCTCACCGCCAATCTAAGCCTGATCGATTCCGCGCGCGCGCGTAGCGACCTCGCGGCGTTGAAGGCGCAGCTCGCCGCGTTCGCCTCCCCTGTCGTCGATCAGTTGCGTGCCTTGGTCGACACGCTCGGCCAGCCCGACACGACCGGCCCCGCATTGACACGCGCCTATGAAGCGCACCTGTCGACGCTTCGCGATGTACAACAACACGTCGATTCCTTGGACTTCGTCGATCGAAGTCAGGCGCGGATCGCGAAGGCCGGCGGCGTCAATCTGGCCTATCGCATCGCCACCGCCCCGGTCGCCGAGAACGGCGAGGACGCGGTGTTGCCGCATGACTGGCGCGAGGCATGGAACTGGGCGCGGGTTCGCGCGCACCTTCAGGGGATCGATGCGCGTGACGAGCTGCTGAGCCTGAACGCGCGACGCAGCGAGCTGGAAAGCGGACTGGCACGCATGTATGGCGACGTCGTGGCCGAGGCGGCATGGCTCGCGACCTATCGCAACGCCAGCCCGAAGGTGCTTCAGGCGCTGGCGAGCTATGCGGAAGCCATCCGCCGTATCGGTCAAGGCACCGGCCCGAATGCGAACCGCTATCGACGCGACGCACAGGCGGCGATGGTCGATGCAGCGGCCGCCGTGCCGTGCTGGATCATGTCGCACGCGAAGATATCCGAGTCGATGCCGGCCGACCTCGGGGCGTTCGATCTCGTCATCGTCGATGAGGCGTCGCAAAGCAATCTGTGGGCGCTGCCAGCAATTGTCAGAGCGAAAAAGATATTGGTCGTCGGCGACGACAAGCAGGTCTCGCCCGATGGCGGCTTTATATCGAGTGCCCGGATCGATGAACTGCGCCAGCGCTTCTTGAACGATCAGCCGTATGGATCGAGCATGACCCCGGAGAAATCGCTCTACGACCTGGCCGCGCGTGTTTTCGCGAGCAGTCAGGTGATGCTGCGCGAGCACTTCCGCTGCGTGCCGCCGATCATCGCCTATTCGAATCAGTTCTACGATGGCGCCATCCAGCCATTGCGTCTGCCGCGCGCAAGCGAACGGCTCGACCCGCCCTTGGTCGATATCTTCGTGCCGGACGGCGCGCGTAACCGTCGCGGCTGCAATCCGCTGGAAGCAGTAGCGATTGCCGATGAAATCGCGGCGCTGCTGGGCGACGAGCGGTATAACGGTCGCTCCATCGGCGTGGTGACCTTGCTGGGTATCGAGCAGGCCAAGCTGATCGATACCGTCGTACGTGCGCGCTTCTCGCCCCAGGCGCTGCTCGAACGTCAGTTCGAATGCGGCGAGGCCAGCGCCTTCCAGGGCAGCGAACGCGACATCGTCTTCTTGTCGATGGTCGCCGATCGGAATAACAAGCATCCCTTGTCGGGGCTTCGCTTCGAACAGCGCTTCAACGTGGCGGCCAGTCGCGCCCGCGACCGAATGTATCTGGTGCGCTCGGTCGAAGAAGCGGATCTGTCGCCGAAGGATTTGCGGGCGACGCTGCTGCAGCATTTCGCGCAGCCCGAGGTGCCACAGGAAGTCGATCAGAACGGTTTGATCGCACTGTGTGAATCCGGCTTCGAGCGCGAAGTCTTCTCGATGCTGGTGCGCGCGGGATACCGTGTCATTCCGCAGGTAAAGAGCGGTGCCTATCGTCTCGACATGGTGGTCGAAGGCGCGAACGATGCGCGGCTGGCGATCGAATGCGATGGCGACGCTTTCCACGGTCCGGACAAGTGGGCCGCGGACATGACCCGTCAACGTACGCTGGAGCGGGCCGGGTGGACGTTCTGGCGCTGTTTCGCCTCGACCTGGATTCTCGACAAGGAGGCTATTTTCGCCGAGCTGCTGGCCCGTCTGGACAGCATGGGCATTGCCCCGCTCGGCGCGCTCGCCGTATTGCCGCATATCGTCGAGCACCGGGTATGGCGCGCCGCGAGTGTCGAGGTCGGCTTTGGCGTGCCGGCCAGCGAAGCGCCCGAGGAAACGCTGATCTGA